A genomic stretch from Anaerolinea thermophila UNI-1 includes:
- a CDS encoding mannosyltransferase family protein yields MRQKLSSWWNRLPESWRFVLPIWLGMRLLTAIIGIGVWKIRPLPPPVGMRFYEGLEPVYLGLRGMLIGVWQRWDTIFYQIIAEQGYSLTKISHFFPLYPLTARVTARLTGLETLEAMVLVSTLAYLAALVLLYVLLADTFDTTIARRGVLALAVFPSSFFLFALYPHGMELALILASVWLARKRRWLGCALTALLAGLTHSTALPLSLILLVEAVRFIRQQTHPWRWAVLSVAGMPALGIGLFWAWRIAQGFPSIPEVIAREFFRYPTPPWENLLKWLVLLPQHLPAPDWIINSVALILVVWSLLWGWKKIPASWLTYQVLVLLMTLGLGDARDPLYSLNRYILASFPLFVALGWWADTPLKRLLGFAVGVFGQLALLAFFLLWIFVG; encoded by the coding sequence ATGAGGCAGAAACTCTCTTCCTGGTGGAATCGCCTGCCCGAATCGTGGCGTTTTGTCCTGCCCATCTGGCTGGGGATGCGCCTGCTCACGGCCATTATCGGCATCGGGGTGTGGAAAATCCGCCCTCTGCCCCCGCCTGTAGGGATGCGTTTTTATGAAGGGCTGGAACCAGTCTATCTGGGACTGCGCGGCATGCTCATCGGCGTGTGGCAGAGATGGGATACTATCTTCTATCAAATCATCGCCGAACAGGGGTATTCCCTGACTAAGATTTCGCATTTCTTTCCCCTGTATCCGCTCACCGCGCGGGTGACCGCCCGCCTGACCGGTCTGGAAACCCTGGAAGCCATGGTTCTGGTCAGCACGCTGGCGTATCTGGCGGCACTGGTTCTGCTGTATGTCCTGCTGGCAGACACCTTTGACACCACCATTGCCCGCCGCGGCGTGCTGGCGCTGGCGGTCTTCCCAAGCAGTTTCTTCCTCTTTGCCCTGTATCCGCACGGGATGGAACTCGCTCTGATTCTGGCTTCGGTATGGCTAGCACGCAAGCGCCGCTGGCTGGGATGCGCGCTCACCGCTCTGCTGGCAGGGCTGACCCACAGCACCGCTCTGCCGCTCTCTCTGATTTTACTGGTCGAAGCCGTGCGTTTCATTCGTCAGCAAACCCATCCCTGGCGCTGGGCAGTGCTGAGCGTGGCGGGCATGCCCGCCCTGGGCATCGGTTTGTTCTGGGCATGGCGAATCGCCCAGGGCTTTCCATCCATTCCAGAGGTCATTGCCCGCGAGTTTTTCCGCTACCCCACCCCGCCGTGGGAAAACCTGCTCAAATGGCTCGTCCTGCTTCCTCAGCATCTGCCCGCTCCCGACTGGATTATCAACTCGGTGGCACTCATTCTGGTGGTCTGGAGCCTCCTCTGGGGATGGAAAAAGATTCCCGCATCCTGGTTGACCTATCAGGTACTGGTGTTGTTGATGACCCTTGGGCTGGGAGACGCCCGCGACCCTCTTTACAGCCTGAACCGCTACATCCTAGCAAGTTTTCCCCTGTTTGTCGCGCTGGGATGGTGGGCAGATACTCCCCTCAAGCGCCTGCTGGGCTTTGCCGTGGGAGTTTTCGGGCAACTGGCACTGCTGGCGTTTTTCCTGTTGTGGATTTTTGTCGGTTAA
- a CDS encoding DNA polymerase III subunit alpha, translating to MSFAHLHVHTQYSLLDGFSNPKQLVARAKEMGMPAVAITDHGTMFGVIEFFQAATAAGIKPIIGLEAYMAARRMQDRDPKLDKSSFHLLLLAENQTGYQNLLKIASAAQLEGFYYNPRIDHDFLAEHHEGLICTTGCLSAEIPEALKEGDVERARKLADWYYEVFGAENFFFELQNHDIPELQAVNRQLIELGKRYNARFIATNDVHYINPEDARLQDVLLCIQTGNLLSEPKRFRMSVDTFYLRSPEEMSRLFADIPEALSNTLLIAERCNVDLTSKGYHLPRFPVPEGYTAETYLRELCEQGLRRRYGTRADDPVVRERLEYELRVIHQMGFDAYFLIVWDLTQYAQRNGIWYNARGSAAGSMVAYVLGITMVEPIEHGLIFERFLNPGRISMPDIDLDFQDDLRPRMLEYCASRYGDDKVAQIITFGTLGAKAAIRDVGRVMDIPLAEVDRLSKMLSTAPNKNVTIREALETVPEFKAAYEEADYLRDLIDTAARMEGVVRNAGTHAAGVVITDEPIVQYLPLHRPTSGSEESPIKTVTQFEMSIIESLGLLKVDFLGLATLTIMQRACQLIEQRHGVRLNLHNIPTDDPETYEFLAQGHTAGVFQLEGSGMTRFLVQMRPQTLDHVIAMVALYRPGPLDFIPTYIRRMHGEEPVQYRHPALEPIFKETYGIPVYQEQIMRAAVELAGYTMSESDELRKAIAKKQKDKLLKHREKFIKGAVQRGIDEETAAAIFDDWEEFARYGFNKSHAADYGVIAVQTAYLKKHYTAEYMTALLSASKNETEKVAFYVADAKNLGVPVLPPDINTSGWDFTIEDQPDGKPAIRFGLGAVKNVGQNAVEMILQAREEGGPFQSLTDFASRVDLRSVGKRSLECLIKVGALDRFGNRKALLEIMDTILNVSASHFRAVSSGQLTFFGATVGANVDAIENIHLPFTTSMDTREQLEWERELIGLYVSDHPLNPYWNSMRKRLSYYSNQLADLRNHTPVSVGGMVTRFRQHQTKNGKPMAFVTLEDLRGPIELVIFPSAWEKYHTLVHMDAILIAEGKVDTESGDPKVLVDKLSEVALEVVAGEDTGTASWSSSMELEWEKPPFEMGIEEEEVAPEALVVAEARVEYAPAAPAPVAAPVQPSAPVQHANGNGKSAPLNPVDGLEPPEEPPDWHLYGYEMTPEDASLPLEEPLPSISVPAPVKREPVVPSPAVPGISSADTVSIGSAFPNVPLIIPPYGQTSLSGDAPRMVKITLRSTGDRQRDVRRMRRVYNKLHSHPGNDRFAFWIFEGKSGYLFEFPNETTCVSEELLEELYGIVGRENVLVEPIPIH from the coding sequence ATGTCTTTTGCCCATTTGCATGTGCATACCCAATACTCTCTGCTGGACGGCTTTTCCAATCCCAAGCAGTTAGTTGCCCGTGCCAAAGAGATGGGCATGCCAGCGGTAGCAATCACTGATCACGGCACCATGTTCGGAGTGATTGAGTTCTTCCAGGCGGCTACCGCCGCGGGCATCAAGCCCATCATCGGGCTGGAAGCCTACATGGCGGCGCGGCGCATGCAGGATCGCGACCCCAAACTGGATAAATCCAGTTTTCACCTGCTTTTACTGGCAGAGAATCAGACCGGCTACCAGAATCTGCTCAAAATTGCCTCGGCGGCGCAGTTAGAGGGTTTTTACTACAATCCGCGCATCGATCATGATTTTCTTGCTGAGCATCACGAAGGGTTGATCTGCACCACCGGCTGTCTCTCTGCCGAGATTCCCGAAGCCCTCAAAGAGGGCGATGTTGAGCGTGCCCGCAAACTGGCGGACTGGTACTACGAGGTTTTTGGTGCCGAGAACTTCTTCTTTGAACTGCAAAACCACGATATTCCCGAACTGCAGGCGGTCAACCGCCAGTTGATTGAACTGGGAAAACGCTACAACGCCCGCTTTATCGCCACCAACGATGTGCATTACATCAACCCCGAAGACGCCCGCCTGCAGGACGTTTTGCTGTGCATACAAACGGGCAACCTGCTCTCTGAACCCAAGCGCTTCCGCATGAGCGTGGATACCTTTTACCTGCGCTCACCCGAAGAGATGAGCCGGTTGTTCGCCGACATCCCCGAGGCGTTGAGCAATACCCTGCTCATCGCTGAGCGCTGTAACGTGGATTTGACCAGCAAGGGCTACCACCTGCCGCGCTTTCCCGTCCCCGAAGGCTACACCGCCGAAACCTACCTGCGCGAACTGTGTGAACAGGGCTTGCGGCGGCGCTACGGCACGCGGGCTGATGACCCCGTGGTGCGCGAGCGTCTGGAGTACGAACTCAGGGTCATTCATCAGATGGGCTTTGATGCCTACTTCCTTATTGTTTGGGACTTAACCCAGTACGCCCAGAGGAACGGCATCTGGTACAATGCGCGCGGTTCGGCGGCGGGTTCGATGGTGGCTTACGTGCTGGGCATTACCATGGTTGAGCCGATTGAACACGGCTTGATTTTTGAGCGCTTCCTCAACCCCGGGCGTATTTCCATGCCCGATATTGACCTGGATTTTCAGGACGACCTGCGTCCGCGCATGCTGGAGTACTGCGCCAGCAGATACGGCGATGACAAGGTGGCGCAGATTATCACCTTTGGCACGCTGGGCGCCAAAGCCGCCATTCGCGACGTGGGACGGGTGATGGACATTCCCCTGGCAGAGGTGGACCGCCTCAGCAAGATGCTTTCCACCGCACCGAATAAGAACGTCACCATCCGTGAAGCCCTGGAGACCGTGCCGGAGTTCAAGGCGGCGTATGAAGAAGCCGACTACCTGCGCGACCTGATTGACACCGCCGCACGCATGGAAGGCGTGGTGCGCAACGCCGGTACGCACGCCGCCGGTGTGGTGATTACGGACGAACCCATCGTGCAGTATCTGCCTCTGCATCGTCCTACCTCTGGCTCGGAAGAAAGCCCCATCAAGACCGTTACCCAGTTTGAGATGTCCATCATCGAGTCGCTGGGCTTGCTCAAGGTGGATTTCCTCGGGCTGGCAACGCTGACCATCATGCAGAGGGCTTGCCAGTTAATCGAACAGCGCCATGGCGTGCGCCTGAACCTGCACAACATTCCCACCGATGACCCCGAAACCTACGAGTTTCTGGCGCAGGGGCACACCGCGGGTGTCTTCCAGTTAGAAGGCAGTGGCATGACCCGCTTCCTGGTGCAGATGCGCCCGCAAACGCTGGATCATGTGATTGCTATGGTGGCGCTTTACCGCCCCGGGCCGCTGGACTTCATCCCCACCTACATCCGCCGCATGCACGGCGAAGAACCCGTGCAGTACCGCCATCCAGCGCTGGAGCCCATCTTCAAAGAAACTTACGGTATCCCCGTTTATCAGGAACAAATCATGCGCGCGGCGGTGGAACTGGCGGGCTACACCATGTCCGAGTCGGACGAACTGCGCAAAGCCATTGCCAAGAAGCAGAAGGACAAACTGCTCAAGCACCGTGAGAAATTCATCAAAGGCGCGGTCCAGCGCGGTATTGATGAGGAAACTGCCGCGGCGATTTTCGACGATTGGGAAGAGTTTGCTCGCTACGGTTTCAACAAATCGCACGCCGCCGATTACGGCGTGATTGCCGTGCAGACGGCTTATCTGAAAAAGCATTACACTGCCGAGTACATGACCGCCCTGCTCTCGGCGTCCAAGAACGAGACCGAGAAGGTGGCTTTCTACGTGGCAGATGCCAAAAATCTGGGCGTGCCGGTGCTTCCCCCAGACATCAACACCAGCGGATGGGATTTCACCATCGAGGATCAGCCCGACGGCAAGCCTGCCATCCGCTTCGGGTTGGGGGCGGTGAAGAACGTGGGGCAGAACGCTGTGGAGATGATTCTACAGGCGCGCGAAGAAGGCGGTCCTTTCCAGAGCCTGACCGATTTTGCCTCGCGGGTGGATTTGCGCAGTGTGGGCAAACGCTCGCTGGAGTGCCTCATCAAAGTAGGCGCACTGGATCGCTTTGGCAACCGCAAGGCGCTTTTAGAGATCATGGATACCATTCTCAACGTCAGCGCCAGCCATTTCCGCGCGGTGAGCAGTGGGCAACTGACATTTTTTGGCGCCACGGTGGGCGCGAATGTGGACGCCATCGAGAACATTCACCTGCCTTTTACCACCAGTATGGACACGCGCGAACAACTGGAGTGGGAGCGTGAACTGATTGGCTTGTACGTCTCCGATCATCCGCTTAACCCGTACTGGAACAGCATGCGCAAGCGTCTGAGCTACTACTCCAATCAACTGGCAGACCTGCGCAATCACACCCCCGTCTCGGTGGGCGGCATGGTGACGCGCTTCCGCCAGCACCAGACCAAGAACGGTAAGCCCATGGCGTTTGTCACCCTGGAAGACCTGCGTGGTCCCATTGAACTGGTCATCTTCCCCAGCGCGTGGGAGAAATACCACACGCTGGTGCACATGGATGCTATCCTCATCGCCGAGGGCAAGGTGGATACCGAAAGCGGCGATCCCAAGGTGCTGGTGGATAAGTTGAGCGAAGTGGCTCTTGAGGTGGTAGCGGGCGAGGATACCGGTACTGCCTCGTGGTCTTCCTCGATGGAATTGGAGTGGGAAAAGCCGCCTTTTGAGATGGGAATTGAAGAGGAAGAGGTCGCACCCGAGGCGCTGGTAGTTGCCGAGGCTCGGGTGGAGTATGCCCCTGCTGCGCCTGCCCCCGTGGCAGCGCCTGTTCAGCCTTCTGCACCGGTTCAACATGCCAATGGAAACGGCAAGTCTGCGCCGTTGAACCCTGTGGATGGTCTTGAGCCACCGGAAGAGCCGCCGGACTGGCATCTGTACGGCTATGAAATGACGCCCGAGGATGCCTCACTGCCATTGGAAGAACCACTGCCTTCAATCTCTGTTCCGGCGCCGGTGAAGCGGGAGCCTGTCGTTCCTTCGCCTGCTGTACCGGGAATATCCTCTGCTGACACGGTGAGCATCGGCTCGGCTTTTCCGAATGTGCCATTGATTATCCCGCCTTACGGGCAAACCTCGCTGAGCGGGGATGCTCCGCGCATGGTCAAAATCACCCTGCGTTCAACGGGCGACCGCCAGCGAGACGTCCGGCGCATGCGGCGCGTGTACAATAAACTGCACTCCCACCCGGGCAACGACCGCTTTGCCTTCTGGATTTTTGAGGGCAAAAGCGGGTATTTGTTTGAATTTCCCAACGAAACCACTTGTGTTTCGGAAGAATTGCTGGAAGAATTGTATGGAATTGTTGGACGGGAAAACGTCCTTGTAGAACCTATCCCCATTCATTGA
- the aroF gene encoding 3-deoxy-7-phosphoheptulonate synthase — translation MMIIMRADATQEQISQVVARVEAVGLRAHLSRGQERTLIGAIGDDRTIDKGHFAVLPGVDRVVPILRPYKLASREFSPENTVFPLDGVSIGGNEIVLIAGPCSVESRAQLMEIAHAVREAGAHALRGGAYKPRTSPYAFQGLGEEGLELLAEAREETGLPIVTEVMAPEMVPLVAKYADVLQIGARNMQNFALLHAAGESQRPVLLKRGMSATIEELLMAAEYILSHGNRRVILCERGIRTFENATRNTTDINAIPVVKSLSHLPVILDPSHSTGKWEYVLPIARAAIAAGADGLIVEVHPHPEEALSDGGQSLKPERFVEMVEQVRRIAQAIGRDVAPSPHRERLASPLGAGRRDEQ, via the coding sequence ATGATGATTATCATGCGAGCCGATGCAACCCAGGAACAGATCAGTCAGGTAGTGGCACGCGTTGAGGCGGTGGGCTTGCGGGCGCATCTGTCGCGCGGACAGGAACGCACCTTGATCGGCGCCATCGGCGACGACCGCACCATTGACAAGGGCCACTTCGCCGTGCTCCCTGGCGTGGATCGGGTAGTGCCCATCCTGCGCCCCTACAAACTGGCATCGCGCGAGTTCAGCCCGGAGAACACCGTTTTTCCGCTGGACGGAGTTTCCATCGGCGGGAATGAGATTGTGCTGATTGCCGGTCCCTGCTCGGTGGAGAGCCGTGCCCAACTCATGGAAATTGCCCATGCTGTGCGCGAAGCGGGGGCGCACGCTCTGCGCGGCGGGGCGTACAAACCACGCACCTCGCCGTATGCCTTCCAGGGATTGGGTGAGGAAGGGCTGGAACTGCTGGCGGAAGCCCGCGAGGAAACCGGCCTGCCCATCGTGACCGAGGTGATGGCGCCGGAGATGGTGCCGCTGGTGGCAAAGTACGCCGATGTCCTGCAAATCGGCGCGCGCAACATGCAGAATTTTGCCCTGCTCCACGCCGCCGGAGAAAGTCAGCGTCCCGTCCTGCTCAAACGCGGGATGAGCGCCACCATTGAGGAACTGCTCATGGCGGCGGAGTACATTCTCTCGCATGGCAACCGCCGGGTGATTCTGTGCGAGCGCGGTATCCGTACCTTCGAAAACGCCACCCGCAACACCACCGATATCAACGCCATTCCGGTGGTCAAGTCGCTCAGCCACCTGCCGGTGATTCTCGATCCCAGTCACTCCACTGGTAAGTGGGAATACGTCCTGCCGATTGCCCGCGCCGCCATTGCCGCCGGCGCGGACGGCTTGATTGTTGAGGTCCACCCACACCCCGAGGAAGCCCTCTCCGACGGCGGGCAAAGCCTCAAGCCGGAGCGTTTTGTGGAAATGGTGGAGCAGGTGCGCCGCATTGCGCAAGCCATTGGGCGGGATGTCGCTCCCTCTCCACACCGCGAACGTTTAGCAAGTCCCCTTGGGGCAGGGCGGAGAGATGAGCAGTAG
- a CDS encoding prephenate dehydrogenase: protein MSTESEEDFFRSLRVAIVGLGLMGGSLALALRGRVRAVLGVDTHAPTRQQALERGAVDTVSADPADLLPQADVVVLATPVQSILHLLERLPDLHPGRAVVLDVGSTKREILAAMVHLPQRFDPLGGHPMCGKEHSSFEHAEADLYHGAAFALCPLERTSAHARQVAESLVQAVGARPLWLDAETHDRWVAATSHLPYLLASALASSVPPQAAPLAGPGYRSTSRLASQPADLMLEVLASNRDYLLTTLRRAQLRLDLLAQALEAEDWQSLRALLAESAHQRESLLNLHGEKPHESHREPRRTPAR from the coding sequence ATGAGCACAGAAAGCGAGGAAGACTTTTTCCGCTCCCTGCGGGTTGCCATTGTGGGCTTGGGGCTGATGGGAGGTTCGCTGGCGCTGGCATTGCGCGGCAGGGTGCGTGCCGTCCTGGGGGTGGATACCCATGCGCCCACCCGTCAGCAAGCCCTGGAGCGCGGCGCGGTGGACACTGTCAGCGCCGACCCCGCTGACCTGCTTCCACAAGCCGATGTGGTGGTGCTGGCAACGCCGGTGCAGAGCATCCTGCATCTGCTGGAGCGCCTGCCCGACCTGCACCCCGGCAGGGCGGTGGTGCTGGACGTGGGTTCGACCAAGCGTGAAATCCTCGCCGCCATGGTGCATCTGCCGCAGCGTTTCGACCCCCTTGGCGGGCATCCCATGTGCGGCAAGGAGCATTCTTCGTTTGAACATGCCGAAGCAGACCTGTACCATGGGGCGGCGTTTGCTCTTTGCCCACTGGAGCGCACCTCTGCCCATGCCCGGCAGGTTGCCGAAAGCCTGGTGCAGGCGGTGGGAGCGCGCCCGCTCTGGCTGGATGCTGAGACGCACGACCGCTGGGTGGCGGCAACCAGTCATCTGCCCTACCTGCTGGCGAGCGCTCTGGCATCCAGCGTGCCGCCGCAAGCCGCCCCGCTGGCAGGACCGGGCTACCGCTCCACCTCGCGGCTGGCATCCCAGCCCGCCGACTTAATGCTGGAGGTGCTGGCATCCAACCGGGATTATTTGTTGACCACTCTGCGCCGCGCGCAATTGCGCCTGGATCTGCTGGCGCAGGCACTGGAAGCCGAAGACTGGCAGAGCCTGCGGGCATTGCTTGCGGAAAGCGCTCATCAACGCGAAAGCCTGCTCAATTTGCATGGAGAGAAGCCTCATGAATCTCATCGTGAGCCCCGGCGCACCCCTGCGCGGTGA
- the aroH gene encoding chorismate mutase: MSIRGIRGATTVDENTAEAILAGTRELLLALMQANPALKPEDIASIFFTMTEDLDAVHPALAARQLGWVEVPLMCAREISVPDSVQRCVRVLIHWNTDMPQNAVRHVYLRGAVTLRPEYAVDVK; encoded by the coding sequence ATGAGCATTCGCGGGATTCGCGGCGCAACCACGGTGGACGAAAACACTGCTGAAGCCATTCTAGCAGGGACACGGGAACTCTTGCTTGCCCTTATGCAAGCCAACCCCGCGCTGAAACCCGAAGACATTGCCAGCATTTTCTTCACCATGACCGAGGACCTGGATGCGGTGCACCCTGCACTGGCGGCACGTCAACTGGGGTGGGTTGAGGTGCCGCTGATGTGCGCCCGCGAGATTTCCGTGCCGGACAGCGTCCAGCGCTGTGTGCGCGTGCTGATTCACTGGAATACTGACATGCCGCAGAACGCCGTGCGGCATGTCTATTTACGTGGGGCGGTTACCCTGCGCCCTGAATATGCTGTTGATGTCAAATAA
- the pfkA gene encoding 6-phosphofructokinase, producing the protein MIMFKTSLRTIGVMTSGGDAPGMNPAIRAVVRTALANGIRVIGIEDGYEGMLNGRFREMGARDVGGILQRGGTILRTARSMEFKTPEGQRKAIRQLSSAGIDAVVIIGGDGSLTGGMKLQEQGVPVIGIPGSIDNDIYGTDMCVGVDTALNTIVDAIDKLRDTASSHNRAFFVETMGRNCGYLAVQAGIICGAEMAIIPEYETPFKEVAEAVEDAYKRGKSHCIIVVAEGAKLNANELAAKLQEMNVGFDTRVTVLGHVQRGGKPTAFDRFLATRFGVKAIEFLLSGQTGVMTALTGRDITPIPLATVVNNRRTLSEEYIKMARILAR; encoded by the coding sequence ATGATTATGTTCAAGACTTCACTCAGAACCATTGGTGTGATGACTTCGGGGGGGGATGCTCCCGGAATGAATCCTGCCATCCGCGCGGTGGTGCGCACGGCACTGGCAAACGGCATCCGGGTGATTGGCATTGAAGACGGCTATGAAGGCATGCTCAACGGGCGTTTCCGCGAGATGGGCGCGCGCGATGTCGGCGGCATTTTACAGCGCGGGGGGACGATTCTGCGCACTGCCCGCAGTATGGAATTCAAAACTCCGGAAGGACAGCGCAAAGCCATTCGCCAGTTGAGCAGCGCTGGCATTGATGCGGTGGTCATCATCGGCGGAGATGGCTCATTGACCGGTGGGATGAAACTGCAGGAACAGGGCGTGCCGGTGATTGGCATCCCCGGCAGTATTGATAACGACATCTACGGCACCGATATGTGCGTCGGCGTGGATACCGCCCTCAACACCATTGTGGACGCCATTGACAAACTGCGCGATACGGCATCCTCACACAACCGCGCCTTCTTCGTTGAGACCATGGGGCGTAACTGCGGCTATCTGGCGGTGCAGGCAGGCATCATCTGCGGGGCAGAGATGGCCATTATCCCCGAGTACGAAACCCCCTTCAAAGAAGTGGCTGAGGCAGTGGAAGATGCCTACAAGCGCGGTAAGTCGCACTGCATCATTGTGGTGGCGGAAGGCGCCAAACTCAACGCCAACGAACTGGCGGCAAAACTGCAGGAAATGAACGTGGGCTTTGATACCCGCGTGACCGTGCTGGGGCATGTTCAGCGCGGCGGAAAACCCACTGCCTTCGACCGCTTCCTGGCAACCCGCTTTGGCGTCAAAGCCATTGAGTTCCTGCTTAGCGGGCAAACCGGCGTGATGACCGCCCTGACCGGGCGCGACATCACCCCCATCCCGCTGGCGACGGTGGTCAACAACCGCCGTACCCTGAGTGAGGAATACATCAAGATGGCGCGCATCCTGGCGCGGTAA
- a CDS encoding shikimate dehydrogenase family protein, with product MSALCLGLLGFPLGHSLSPRLHTAALSAMGLEGEYRLYPVPPLPEGETAWRALFERLRAGDLHGLNVTIPHKQTVMKELDFCEDEARIIGAVNTLGVDDSGRVWGANTDSPGFLRDLYAQLGDVLPLQGGRALVLGAGGAARAVVYALIRAEWEVWVSARRGEQAQTLAESLRTFLPYAPLTALEGVPPREALPPRLNLLVNATPLGMSPHPDTLPWNEALPIPEGTAVYDLVYNPRETRLLAFARACGAPAAGGLGMLVEQAALALERWSGQMVPRSVMWQVVAEDSNPQT from the coding sequence ATGAGCGCCCTGTGCCTGGGACTGCTGGGGTTTCCCCTGGGACACAGCCTCTCCCCGCGCCTGCACACTGCCGCGCTGAGCGCTATGGGGCTGGAGGGCGAGTACCGCCTCTACCCCGTCCCGCCCCTGCCGGAGGGCGAAACAGCATGGCGCGCGCTCTTTGAGCGTCTGCGTGCGGGCGACCTGCACGGGCTGAACGTAACCATCCCCCACAAGCAGACGGTGATGAAAGAACTGGATTTCTGCGAGGACGAAGCCCGCATCATCGGGGCGGTGAACACGCTGGGGGTGGATGACTCCGGGCGGGTGTGGGGTGCAAACACCGATTCGCCCGGCTTTCTGCGCGACCTGTACGCGCAGTTGGGAGATGTCCTGCCGCTTCAGGGGGGCAGGGCGCTGGTGCTGGGGGCGGGTGGTGCGGCGCGTGCGGTGGTCTATGCGCTCATTCGCGCCGAGTGGGAAGTCTGGGTGAGCGCCCGCCGCGGAGAACAAGCCCAAACACTGGCGGAATCTCTGCGCACTTTCCTACCCTATGCCCCGCTAACCGCGCTGGAAGGTGTTCCCCCGCGTGAAGCGCTCCCACCGCGCCTGAATTTGCTGGTCAATGCTACCCCGCTGGGGATGTCTCCTCATCCCGACACCCTGCCGTGGAATGAGGCTCTGCCCATCCCCGAAGGGACGGCGGTGTACGATCTGGTGTACAATCCCCGGGAGACGCGCCTGCTTGCCTTTGCCCGCGCCTGCGGCGCGCCTGCCGCCGGCGGGCTGGGTATGCTGGTGGAACAAGCCGCCCTGGCGCTGGAACGCTGGAGCGGGCAGATGGTGCCGCGTTCCGTCATGTGGCAGGTGGTTGCCGAAGACTCCAACCCGCAAACCTGA
- the aroA gene encoding 3-phosphoshikimate 1-carboxyvinyltransferase yields MNLIVSPGAPLRGEVRIPGDKSISHRAALFAALAEGESLIENFLDSGVTRAMLNALTALGVTWRLEDECLEVRSPGWRRWKIPAEPLFCGNSATTLRLLAGALAAAGIPAVLDGTPGLRRRPMERIVDPLRAMGVPITAAEGGGAPLTLQARPAESPLRGMSHTLAVASAQVKTCLLLAGLAADAPVEVVEPTLSRDHTERMLKGMGVALEDARLPGGAAWVRLHPPQQPLPPLRGSIPGDFSAAAFLLAAASIVPGSDVLIRGVGLNPTRTGLLETLREMGARIEITHRREVFGEPVGDVRVQASALRAGRVQGERVVAMIDEFPAFAAAALHAEGISTVRDAQELRYKESDRIAALVQEVRRLGGIAEEHPDGFDLSGGAALGGTVHPHGDHRLAMALAVAGLAGVKSVIIEQAEIMAESFPDFVATLQALGAQVKVTP; encoded by the coding sequence ATGAATCTCATCGTGAGCCCCGGCGCACCCCTGCGCGGTGAGGTGCGCATTCCCGGCGACAAGTCCATCTCGCACCGTGCCGCCCTTTTTGCCGCGCTGGCGGAGGGCGAGAGTCTCATCGAAAACTTCCTGGATTCGGGTGTCACCCGCGCCATGCTCAACGCGCTGACGGCGCTGGGCGTGACCTGGCGGTTGGAGGATGAATGTCTGGAAGTGCGCTCCCCCGGCTGGAGACGCTGGAAAATCCCCGCCGAGCCGCTCTTTTGCGGCAACTCGGCTACCACCCTGCGCCTGCTGGCAGGTGCGCTTGCCGCCGCGGGTATCCCTGCGGTGCTGGACGGTACCCCCGGACTGCGCCGCCGCCCCATGGAGCGTATCGTCGACCCCCTGCGCGCCATGGGTGTGCCCATCACCGCCGCTGAGGGGGGCGGTGCCCCGCTGACCCTGCAAGCCCGCCCTGCTGAAAGCCCCCTGCGGGGGATGAGTCACACCCTCGCGGTTGCCAGTGCGCAGGTCAAGACCTGCCTTTTGCTAGCAGGGCTGGCGGCAGATGCGCCCGTTGAGGTGGTAGAGCCAACGCTTTCGCGCGACCACACTGAGCGCATGCTCAAGGGCATGGGGGTGGCGCTGGAAGATGCCCGTCTGCCCGGCGGCGCGGCTTGGGTGCGCCTGCACCCGCCCCAACAGCCCCTGCCGCCCCTGCGGGGCAGTATTCCCGGCGATTTCTCCGCCGCAGCCTTTCTGCTGGCGGCGGCATCCATTGTCCCCGGTTCGGACGTACTCATCCGCGGCGTGGGGCTTAACCCCACCCGCACCGGCCTGCTGGAAACGCTCCGTGAGATGGGCGCGCGTATCGAGATCACCCATCGGCGGGAGGTGTTCGGCGAGCCGGTGGGCGATGTGCGCGTGCAGGCTTCGGCTTTGCGGGCGGGACGGGTGCAGGGCGAGCGGGTGGTGGCAATGATTGACGAGTTTCCCGCCTTTGCCGCCGCCGCTTTGCACGCTGAAGGCATCAGCACCGTGCGGGACGCGCAGGAACTACGCTACAAGGAATCTGACCGCATCGCCGCGCTGGTGCAGGAAGTGCGCCGCCTGGGCGGCATTGCCGAAGAACACCCCGACGGCTTTGACCTGAGCGGCGGTGCTGCGCTGGGCGGGACTGTCCATCCGCACGGCGATCACCGCCTGGCGATGGCGCTGGCGGTTGCCGGGCTGGCGGGTGTCAAGTCTGTCATCATTGAGCAGGCGGAGATCATGGCCGAGTCCTTCCCGGATTTTGTCGCTACCCTGCAGGCGTTGGGGGCGCAGGTCAAGGTGACACCATGA